In Nitrosophilus labii, the following proteins share a genomic window:
- a CDS encoding multiheme c-type cytochrome — protein MRKVLLLLFIVKSAILANIFAGSATTKSMEIKGDFAKTKQCIRCHLDIYEEYKNSPHFNSTTKNDSIHKAVWEAYKSAKNAKKYVCGKCHTPTVKDLKLINSQKYEEEYNEAIACAYCHRIEAIKEHPKANENIILDKKGVYYGTRNPQIRSEYHKIIKTNLIHKNGDTCMGCHSHKQNGNGFVVCKTDSNNTLEQNCITCHMPQVEGSLSDRVNTPTHAFHGFAGVKNNPKMLAKYVDLKVIPKNGYFLVEIFNHAPHDLLLHPMRAAKLIVEIYKGEKLIKRVEQMFERVIGKDGKPTPPWVADSVIKDSMIKAKEKRVVKIDEDIKGKRVVAKIGFYKVKPALAKKFNLEEFVKFNILKEAEFKRD, from the coding sequence ATGAGAAAAGTTTTATTGCTGCTTTTTATCGTAAAAAGTGCTATTTTAGCAAATATTTTTGCTGGTAGCGCAACTACTAAGTCTATGGAGATAAAAGGAGATTTTGCAAAGACTAAGCAGTGTATAAGATGCCATTTAGATATATATGAAGAGTATAAAAATTCTCCACACTTTAACTCCACTACAAAAAATGATTCTATCCATAAAGCGGTATGGGAGGCGTACAAAAGTGCTAAAAATGCTAAAAAATATGTTTGCGGCAAATGTCATACTCCAACTGTTAAGGATCTCAAATTGATAAATAGTCAAAAATATGAAGAGGAGTATAACGAGGCGATTGCTTGCGCATATTGCCACAGGATTGAGGCAATTAAAGAGCATCCAAAAGCGAATGAAAATATTATTTTAGATAAAAAAGGTGTATATTACGGGACTAGAAATCCTCAAATAAGATCAGAGTATCATAAGATAATCAAAACAAATCTTATTCATAAAAATGGTGATACTTGTATGGGCTGTCACTCCCATAAGCAAAACGGCAACGGTTTTGTGGTATGTAAAACCGATAGTAATAACACTTTAGAACAAAACTGCATTACCTGTCATATGCCTCAAGTTGAAGGTTCTCTTTCAGATAGGGTAAATACTCCAACACATGCGTTTCATGGATTTGCAGGGGTAAAAAACAATCCTAAAATGTTGGCGAAATATGTAGATTTAAAAGTGATTCCAAAAAATGGCTATTTTTTAGTTGAAATTTTTAATCATGCACCACATGATCTTCTTTTACATCCTATGAGAGCGGCAAAACTTATTGTTGAGATTTATAAGGGTGAAAAGCTTATTAAAAGAGTTGAACAAATGTTTGAGAGAGTCATAGGAAAAGATGGCAAGCCTACACCTCCTTGGGTTGCCGATAGTGTCATAAAAGATAGTATGATTAAAGCTAAAGAAAAAAGAGTAGTAAAAATAGATGAAGATATTAAAGGAAAAAGAGTAGTTGCAAAAATCGGCTTTTATAAAGTAAAACCTGCTCTTGCAAAAAAGTTTAATCTAGAGGAATTTGTAAAATTTAATATATTAAAAGAGGCAGAATTTAAAAGAGATTAA
- a CDS encoding ABC transporter ATP-binding protein, whose product MENRYSWKKIYELLKRDKKRFIIAQIVAILATLASVPTPLLMPVLVDEILLDRPGWILGTIDKILGSGSAFYYTIIVLMAVLFLRFSYVALNVLQNRIFETISKKITYKIRKDVLTHLERVSMAEYELLGSGSVASRLVTDIETLDKFLSISISRLLISVLSLIGICVVLLFIHWQLALFILFLNPMVVVFSTKLSRYVAKLKREENSAIEIFQKALIETLEVFEQIRAANKERYFFENIIKKAKEVKEKSITFSWKSDAASRLSFLVFVSGFEIFRAAGILAVAYSDLSIGLMLAIFGYLWFMMTPIQEILGIQYAYKNANVALERINELLALKKEPKYPHLKNPFNEGRAIEIRLENVYFGYKENKEILKDLNMTIPAGKKTAIVGASGSGKTTLSRILVGFYPINSGEVYYNGVSIKEIGLDVVRENVSLVLQTPVLFNDTVRFNITLGKKFDEEKLQEALRMAQLEDVVKDMEKGLDTLVGKGGIKLSGGQRQRIAIARMILQNPKVVIFDESTSAIDIDTEKKLFNSLKDFLKNRTTIIIAHRASTIMQADYIYILDNGKIVKKGKFNELKI is encoded by the coding sequence ATGGAAAATCGATATAGTTGGAAAAAGATATATGAGCTTTTAAAAAGAGATAAAAAACGTTTTATTATAGCTCAAATAGTGGCCATTTTAGCTACATTGGCAAGTGTTCCTACACCTCTTTTGATGCCGGTGTTAGTTGATGAGATCTTGTTAGATAGACCGGGTTGGATTCTTGGTACAATAGACAAGATTTTGGGTAGCGGAAGTGCATTTTACTATACTATTATTGTGTTGATGGCTGTGCTTTTTTTGAGGTTTTCGTATGTAGCTTTAAACGTTTTGCAAAATAGGATTTTTGAGACAATCTCAAAAAAGATAACATATAAGATTAGAAAAGATGTTTTAACTCATTTAGAGAGAGTCTCAATGGCCGAATATGAGCTTTTGGGAAGTGGAAGCGTTGCCTCAAGGCTGGTAACCGACATAGAGACTTTAGATAAGTTTCTAAGTATCTCCATAAGCAGACTTCTAATTTCCGTACTATCATTGATAGGAATTTGTGTTGTTTTGCTCTTTATTCATTGGCAGTTGGCGCTTTTTATACTTTTTTTAAATCCTATGGTAGTTGTTTTTTCTACTAAACTATCAAGATATGTTGCAAAGCTTAAAAGAGAAGAAAATAGTGCTATCGAGATCTTTCAAAAGGCGTTGATAGAAACGCTAGAGGTTTTTGAGCAGATACGTGCCGCTAATAAAGAGAGATATTTTTTTGAAAATATTATTAAAAAGGCTAAAGAGGTAAAAGAAAAATCTATCACTTTTAGTTGGAAAAGCGATGCTGCTTCAAGGCTTAGTTTTTTAGTTTTTGTATCCGGTTTTGAGATTTTCAGGGCTGCTGGTATTTTGGCTGTTGCTTACTCTGATCTTAGTATCGGTTTGATGTTGGCAATATTCGGCTATCTTTGGTTTATGATGACTCCCATACAGGAGATTTTGGGTATTCAGTACGCTTACAAAAATGCAAACGTGGCTCTAGAGAGGATAAACGAGCTACTAGCTTTAAAAAAGGAGCCAAAATATCCACATCTAAAAAATCCTTTTAATGAAGGTAGAGCTATAGAGATTAGACTAGAGAATGTATATTTTGGCTATAAAGAGAACAAAGAGATATTAAAAGATCTAAATATGACGATACCGGCGGGTAAAAAGACGGCAATCGTTGGTGCTAGCGGAAGCGGTAAAACAACTCTTTCTAGGATTTTAGTCGGTTTTTATCCAATAAATAGTGGTGAGGTTTACTATAACGGAGTCTCTATTAAAGAGATTGGTTTAGACGTAGTTAGAGAAAACGTCTCTTTAGTTTTACAAACTCCAGTTCTTTTTAACGATACGGTGAGATTTAATATAACTTTAGGTAAAAAGTTCGATGAAGAAAAGCTTCAAGAGGCGTTAAGAATGGCTCAGTTGGAAGATGTGGTGAAAGATATGGAAAAAGGTTTAGATACTCTTGTAGGCAAAGGAGGCATAAAACTTTCCGGAGGGCAAAGGCAGCGTATAGCGATAGCTAGAATGATTTTACAAAATCCTAAAGTAGTAATCTTTGACGAATCTACCTCAGCTATAGACATAGATACCGAGAAGAAACTTTTTAATTCGCTAAAAGATTTCTTAAAAAACAGAACTACTATTATAATTGCCCATAGAGCTAGTACTATAATGCAAGCAGATTATATCTATATTTTAGATAATGGAAAGATAGTGAAAAAAGGAAAGTTTAACGAGTTAAAGATATAA
- the istB gene encoding IS21-like element helper ATPase IstB, translating into MPQTDKSINEQIQEYATIFKLPAIKESFASIAQETVHNNLSYSQFLLKLFEYEYQKKIERSRETTLKMAGFPKVKTLEMFDFKASSVDRNLINELSTLRFIENAQNILLIGPSGVGKTHLAIALGYLATQARIKTKFITAAVLLLQLEIAQQTNRLQHYFKKVINPTKLLIIDEFGYIKLNENQANLFFQVINKRYEIGSIIITSNLSFTKFKEVLNNDEALTTAILDRLVHHSHILNIQSESYRLKQKRRECKYNCVNPYKKIR; encoded by the coding sequence ATGCCACAAACTGATAAAAGCATAAACGAACAGATTCAAGAGTATGCAACGATTTTTAAACTACCGGCCATCAAAGAGAGCTTTGCATCCATAGCACAAGAGACGGTTCATAACAATCTTTCATACTCTCAATTTTTATTAAAGTTGTTTGAGTATGAATATCAAAAGAAGATAGAGCGCTCAAGAGAAACGACATTGAAGATGGCAGGCTTTCCAAAAGTAAAGACTCTGGAAATGTTTGATTTTAAAGCTTCAAGTGTAGATAGAAATCTTATCAATGAACTCTCAACTTTAAGATTTATTGAAAATGCCCAAAATATCCTGCTTATAGGTCCAAGTGGTGTAGGAAAAACTCATCTTGCCATAGCTTTGGGATATTTAGCTACCCAGGCAAGAATAAAAACAAAATTCATCACTGCAGCTGTTCTATTGCTACAGCTTGAAATTGCACAGCAGACAAATAGATTGCAGCACTATTTCAAAAAGGTTATCAATCCAACAAAACTTTTAATCATAGATGAGTTTGGCTATATCAAGCTCAATGAAAATCAGGCCAATCTTTTTTTCCAGGTTATCAACAAACGGTATGAGATAGGATCAATTATCATTACAAGCAATCTATCTTTTACAAAATTCAAGGAGGTACTCAACAATGATGAAGCGTTAACTACAGCAATACTTGATAGGCTAGTTCACCATAGCCATATACTCAATATCCAAAGTGAAAGTTACAGACTCAAGCAAAAAAGAAGAGAGTGTAAATATAACTGTGTAAATCCTTATAAAAAGATTAGATAA
- a CDS encoding transposase translates to MYFSKEYGFTPILCKPYRAQTKGKVERFIGYVKRNFYIPLKAKLKNSPLQIDCASLNSQIFRWLAVTNERIHATTKEKPIKLFLLEQKALLPLVQTVEPSNKKTKNRYKTDTNYIPKNSIIAFNQESKSTLKEYDALLYQDSLNSIAGDVYATN, encoded by the coding sequence TTGTATTTTTCAAAAGAGTATGGCTTTACTCCAATACTATGTAAACCATATAGAGCACAAACTAAAGGAAAAGTTGAGCGGTTTATCGGATATGTAAAAAGAAACTTCTATATTCCATTAAAAGCTAAACTGAAAAACTCACCTTTACAAATAGATTGCGCTTCTTTAAATAGCCAAATATTTAGGTGGCTTGCAGTAACCAATGAAAGAATTCACGCAACAACAAAAGAGAAACCGATAAAACTTTTTCTGTTAGAACAGAAGGCTCTACTGCCACTTGTTCAAACAGTAGAGCCTTCAAACAAAAAAACTAAAAACAGATATAAAACAGATACAAATTATATACCAAAAAATTCCATTATTGCTTTCAACCAAGAATCAAAAAGCACATTGAAAGAGTATGATGCTTTGTTATACCAAGATAGTCTTAATTCCATTGCAGGAGATGTCTATGCCACAAACTGA
- the istA gene encoding IS21 family transposase: MITYEEFIMIHTLYKQGYSIRAIARMTGLDRRTISKRLKEKGLKPRKKVEYKSKLDPFKNYIRQRIADALPNKIPSSVIYREIVDKGYEGKIRILQSYMSSLYKEFLPLKEEKVIRFETAPGVQAQVDWSVIKGGKNPIYAFVMILGYSRYAYVYFTDNMRQETFQECHKKAFDFFEGVPKSILYDNLKSVVIQRNAYGATKHKFN, encoded by the coding sequence ATGATTACATATGAGGAGTTTATTATGATCCATACACTCTATAAACAAGGCTACAGCATAAGAGCAATTGCAAGAATGACAGGGCTTGATAGAAGAACTATATCTAAAAGACTCAAAGAAAAAGGGCTAAAACCAAGAAAAAAAGTTGAATATAAATCTAAGCTGGATCCATTTAAAAACTATATCAGACAAAGAATTGCTGATGCTTTGCCCAATAAAATTCCTTCCAGTGTAATATACCGTGAAATAGTAGATAAAGGGTATGAAGGAAAGATAAGGATACTGCAAAGCTATATGAGCAGTTTATATAAAGAGTTCCTGCCTTTAAAAGAGGAAAAAGTCATTAGATTTGAGACTGCTCCAGGAGTTCAAGCCCAAGTGGACTGGAGCGTAATAAAAGGAGGCAAAAATCCGATATATGCATTTGTGATGATTTTAGGATACAGCAGATACGCATATGTCTATTTTACAGACAATATGAGACAAGAGACATTTCAAGAGTGCCATAAAAAAGCTTTCGATTTCTTTGAAGGGGTTCCAAAAAGCATACTGTATGATAATCTAAAAAGTGTTGTAATTCAAAGAAATGCTTATGGAGCTACAAAGCATAAATTTAATTAG
- a CDS encoding helix-turn-helix transcriptional regulator codes for MQLQELNTHPLKRLNIKQVQEMVGLKKSAIYQKVKEEKFPKPHKDGRSTFWFYQDIVNYLLQFK; via the coding sequence ATGCAATTGCAAGAGCTTAATACTCATCCTCTTAAACGTCTCAATATCAAGCAGGTTCAAGAGATGGTAGGTTTAAAAAAATCTGCAATATACCAAAAAGTAAAAGAAGAAAAGTTTCCTAAACCTCATAAAGATGGCCGATCGACTTTTTGGTTCTATCAGGATATTGTTAATTATTTGTTACAGTTTAAGTAG
- a CDS encoding STAS-like domain-containing protein, with the protein MSVVINVKREIGGFDFAGSRGSGEIIRKKIKPILDEGDKVTLDFVGINGITQSFADEIFGIFIRAFGVGYIKDKLLIVNANENIRKIINFVVSYSKKRTA; encoded by the coding sequence ATGAGTGTGGTAATCAATGTAAAGCGAGAAATAGGTGGATTTGATTTTGCAGGTTCAAGAGGCAGTGGTGAAATTATCAGAAAGAAAATAAAACCTATTCTTGATGAAGGAGATAAAGTAACTCTTGACTTTGTAGGAATAAATGGTATTACGCAATCTTTTGCAGATGAAATATTCGGGATTTTTATACGAGCTTTTGGAGTTGGATATATCAAAGATAAACTCTTGATAGTTAACGCAAATGAAAATATTCGAAAAATCATCAATTTTGTAGTATCTTACTCAAAAAAACGAACAGCCTAA
- a CDS encoding ATP-binding protein: MEIKISNIEQYLDFNSIDFAKIKWVEPVFVCVYKAFGEDNGRVHKTNNSYIDHMLDGNYKEWKTYSPIEHIISRAKIEEISQHLTNVLLKNIDITGEDKEDIKNLLQYLFTEMMNNVIDHSHSIVGGYAMAQYYPQKNVVQFAIADRGIGFLKNVKTEAPYITTEYDAIEKALEKGFTASAKKIYGQERNAGFGLYAFQKFVKHIGGQFIIISNDGIYKEDIYNYPVKKKLECPYKGVIVAFELHLNNITLTYDDIINMLIEDGDDEQLY, translated from the coding sequence ATGGAAATAAAAATATCAAATATTGAACAATATCTGGATTTTAATTCTATCGATTTTGCAAAGATTAAATGGGTTGAACCAGTATTTGTTTGTGTGTATAAAGCTTTTGGAGAAGATAACGGAAGAGTTCATAAAACAAACAACTCATATATTGATCATATGCTGGATGGAAACTATAAAGAATGGAAAACTTACTCACCTATCGAACATATAATAAGTAGAGCGAAGATAGAAGAAATATCGCAGCATCTTACAAATGTATTGTTGAAAAACATAGATATTACTGGAGAGGATAAAGAAGATATAAAAAATCTCTTGCAATATCTTTTTACCGAAATGATGAATAATGTAATAGATCATTCACACTCTATTGTAGGTGGATATGCTATGGCTCAATACTATCCACAAAAAAATGTTGTGCAGTTTGCAATAGCTGATAGGGGTATTGGATTTTTAAAAAATGTGAAAACTGAAGCTCCATATATTACTACAGAATATGATGCTATAGAAAAAGCTCTAGAGAAAGGATTTACAGCATCTGCTAAAAAAATTTATGGACAAGAACGAAATGCTGGGTTTGGCTTATATGCGTTTCAAAAATTTGTCAAGCATATAGGTGGACAATTTATCATCATTTCTAATGACGGAATATATAAAGAAGATATTTATAATTATCCGGTAAAAAAGAAATTAGAATGTCCTTATAAGGGGGTGATTGTTGCATTTGAGTTACACCTGAACAATATTACATTAACATATGATGATATTATAAATATGTTAATTGAAGATGGTGATGATGAACAGCTCTATTAG
- a CDS encoding tyrosine-type recombinase/integrase, with amino-acid sequence MKADIISIVKRLEKSNKDETNRRIFNILERIYKYAVTLGFAKRNILADIDKSILLKPKRHKNLPHITDENRLRELLIAIDNYFGDASPRMALKLMPYVFLKPSNIRNAEWKEFDFEKRIWIIPGHKMKLKKPHIVPLTSSMIEIIKFMEPISKDCSIYVFPSYKSYYIPLSENTINQALHRLGYKGLITGHGFRHTASTILHENMHIHGVHSDAIEMQMAHTIPNSVKQTYNKAQYLPERIRLMQWWSDYIDRLKGNEGRII; translated from the coding sequence ATCAAGGCTGATATCATATCTATCGTAAAAAGACTCGAAAAAAGCAACAAAGATGAAACCAACAGAAGAATTTTTAATATTCTTGAACGGATATATAAATATGCGGTAACGCTGGGATTTGCCAAAAGAAATATTTTAGCCGATATAGATAAATCCATCCTTTTAAAACCCAAACGACATAAAAATCTACCCCATATCACGGATGAAAACCGATTAAGAGAACTGCTTATCGCTATTGATAACTATTTTGGTGATGCATCTCCCCGCATGGCTTTAAAACTTATGCCATACGTTTTTTTAAAACCTTCAAATATAAGGAATGCCGAATGGAAAGAGTTTGATTTTGAAAAAAGAATTTGGATCATACCGGGACACAAGATGAAATTAAAAAAGCCTCACATCGTCCCTCTTACCAGTAGCATGATTGAAATTATCAAATTTATGGAACCGATAAGTAAAGATTGTAGTATATACGTTTTCCCCTCCTACAAATCATATTACATCCCACTATCAGAAAACACTATCAACCAAGCTCTCCATAGGCTCGGATACAAAGGCCTTATTACCGGACACGGATTTAGACATACGGCAAGCACAATTTTGCATGAAAACATGCATATACACGGAGTTCATTCCGATGCAATAGAGATGCAAATGGCTCATACCATTCCAAACAGCGTAAAACAAACCTACAACAAAGCGCAATATCTGCCAGAAAGAATTCGCTTAATGCAGTGGTGGAGCGATTACATTGATAGATTAAAAGGTAATGAGGGGAGAATCATTTAA
- a CDS encoding Arm DNA-binding domain-containing protein, with translation MPKIVKPLTDTQIKNSKPKDKMYKLADGYGLYMIVEKDGRKWWRFDYSFMGKRSSMSLGKYPQISQKEAREKREKYRKMILEGINPSTATKAKYLFKDIALEYLNLQVPKRMNKETKTGYVRKLELHLFPFIGEKDINAISRLISYLS, from the coding sequence ATGCCTAAAATAGTTAAACCTCTCACCGATACTCAAATCAAAAACTCAAAACCGAAAGATAAAATGTATAAATTGGCCGATGGTTACGGTCTATATATGATAGTTGAAAAAGACGGCAGAAAATGGTGGAGATTTGATTATAGTTTTATGGGTAAAAGATCTTCTATGTCCCTTGGAAAATATCCTCAAATATCACAAAAAGAGGCAAGAGAAAAAAGGGAGAAGTACCGAAAAATGATACTGGAGGGTATTAATCCTTCCACTGCCACAAAAGCCAAATATCTTTTTAAAGATATTGCTCTTGAATATCTCAATTTACAGGTTCCAAAACGTATGAATAAAGAGACAAAAACGGGCTATGTTAGAAAATTGGAACTTCATCTCTTTCCTTTTATAGGAGAAAAGGATATTAACGCAATATCAAGGCTGATATCATATCTATCGTAA
- a CDS encoding metal-sulfur cluster assembly factor produces MAKVTKEQVYDAIRTVIDPEVGFNLVDMGLIYDVDIDDENSVHVKMTLSTRGCPLHQMMQQWVKEAVERIPEVKEVTVEIVWDPPWNISMASDNVKKALGAG; encoded by the coding sequence ATGGCAAAAGTTACAAAAGAACAGGTTTATGATGCTATCAGAACTGTTATCGATCCTGAAGTAGGTTTTAATTTAGTTGATATGGGGTTGATTTATGATGTTGATATAGATGATGAAAATAGCGTACATGTAAAGATGACGCTTTCAACTAGAGGATGTCCGTTGCATCAGATGATGCAGCAATGGGTCAAAGAGGCAGTTGAGAGGATTCCTGAGGTAAAAGAGGTAACCGTTGAGATTGTGTGGGATCCTCCTTGGAATATCTCAATGGCAAGTGATAATGTTAAAAAAGCGCTTGGAGCAGGATAA
- a CDS encoding DUF1858 domain-containing protein has protein sequence MEITLDTKIYDLLKEYPFMEDKLIEINPKYKKLKNPVLRRTVARIASIKQAALVGGMEPIELLNLIRKEVGQPPLENVPEKDVNIQKVPEWVTKEPSVELDGNRLLDEGKNPLAEINKNLKELKKDETILLKTDFFPAPLVDEIKKRGYEVFSANSKEVYFTYIKK, from the coding sequence GTGGAGATAACACTAGATACTAAAATATATGATTTGTTAAAAGAGTATCCTTTTATGGAGGATAAGCTTATAGAGATAAACCCTAAATATAAAAAGTTGAAAAATCCGGTTCTTAGAAGAACTGTCGCAAGGATTGCTTCTATTAAGCAGGCTGCTTTGGTAGGGGGAATGGAACCTATAGAGCTTTTAAATCTTATAAGAAAAGAGGTTGGTCAGCCTCCCCTAGAAAATGTACCTGAAAAAGATGTTAACATTCAAAAAGTTCCCGAGTGGGTAACCAAAGAGCCCAGTGTAGAGCTTGACGGAAATAGGCTTTTAGATGAAGGGAAAAATCCATTGGCGGAGATTAATAAGAACTTGAAAGAGTTAAAAAAGGATGAGACAATATTGTTAAAAACAGACTTTTTCCCAGCGCCTTTAGTGGATGAAATCAAAAAGAGAGGCTATGAAGTATTTAGTGCAAATTCGAAAGAGGTCTATTTTACATATATAAAAAAATAG
- a CDS encoding FmdE family protein: MNYPEFFKKVEPILLYDPLADFLGAVENGEIEINYLDVVKFAGHSCPTVAGAYLMTKLGLKKLYGDSLPVRGEIKIMVKGAKNEGVEGVIGNTIAFICGVSEEGGFKGIGGKFNRANKLLFSQDIPKEIRLQRTDNGTFVDISYAPTIAPDPRQQQLMQKIMTNQATKEEKDLFKKLWQERVKKILLSKEKWAQMVDID, translated from the coding sequence ATGAACTATCCAGAGTTTTTCAAAAAAGTTGAACCTATCTTACTATATGACCCTCTAGCCGATTTTTTAGGAGCTGTAGAAAATGGAGAAATAGAGATAAACTATCTCGATGTAGTAAAGTTTGCCGGACACTCTTGTCCTACAGTCGCAGGTGCATACCTTATGACAAAACTTGGCTTAAAAAAACTATATGGCGATTCTTTACCAGTAAGAGGTGAAATAAAGATTATGGTTAAAGGCGCAAAAAACGAAGGTGTAGAAGGTGTTATTGGAAACACAATAGCTTTTATATGCGGAGTAAGTGAAGAAGGAGGTTTTAAAGGAATCGGAGGAAAATTCAATAGAGCCAATAAACTTCTTTTCTCTCAAGATATACCAAAAGAGATAAGACTGCAAAGAACGGATAATGGGACTTTCGTAGATATTAGTTATGCACCAACAATTGCCCCAGATCCTAGACAGCAACAACTTATGCAAAAAATTATGACAAATCAAGCAACTAAGGAAGAAAAAGATCTATTTAAAAAATTATGGCAAGAAAGAGTGAAAAAAATCTTACTATCTAAAGAGAAATGGGCACAAATGGTCGATATCGATTGA
- a CDS encoding Crp/Fnr family transcriptional regulator: MALQAKVEDLKGLFLFDGMSDEQLDEIASFVKLKKYAAKDIIYYENDIKKQLYYLKTGHVKVYKVDRFDNEIFLYDIKSDNMITKISSLSDNTINCFGNIECLEPCEVLIIDYEKFKNFCIANPQILLRVVEIFAKRNQMLECLINRELVYDGVAKVAFTLVNELDTFNRLKKQEVAYRLNIQPETLSRILKKLIKRDLIKSEQGIIEILDLEGLKEIYE, from the coding sequence ATGGCATTACAAGCAAAAGTTGAGGATTTAAAAGGGCTTTTCCTATTTGACGGCATGAGTGACGAACAGTTAGATGAGATAGCTTCTTTTGTAAAACTAAAAAAATATGCTGCAAAAGATATAATCTACTATGAAAACGACATAAAAAAACAGCTCTACTATCTTAAAACCGGTCATGTAAAAGTTTATAAAGTCGATAGATTTGATAACGAAATATTTCTTTACGATATAAAAAGTGATAACATGATAACCAAAATTAGTTCCTTATCTGATAATACTATAAACTGTTTTGGAAATATTGAATGTTTAGAACCGTGTGAAGTATTGATAATAGATTATGAAAAATTTAAAAATTTTTGTATTGCAAATCCTCAAATACTATTAAGAGTTGTAGAGATATTTGCTAAAAGAAATCAGATGTTGGAGTGTTTAATAAATAGAGAACTAGTATATGATGGAGTTGCTAAGGTCGCTTTTACTTTAGTGAATGAACTTGATACATTCAATAGATTAAAAAAACAAGAAGTAGCTTATAGACTCAATATTCAACCAGAAACACTATCAAGAATTTTGAAAAAGCTTATAAAAAGAGATTTGATAAAGAGTGAACAAGGAATTATTGAGATTTTGGATTTAGAGGGGCTTAAAGAGATTTATGAATGA